Proteins co-encoded in one Capsicum annuum cultivar UCD-10X-F1 chromosome 9, UCD10Xv1.1, whole genome shotgun sequence genomic window:
- the LOC107842681 gene encoding leucine-rich repeat receptor-like serine/threonine-protein kinase RGI4 isoform X2, producing the protein MKLKYYLYHDCVPPIVHRDFKAQNLLLGNSYEPCLAYFGLARLVEEGNTSISANLQFARSYGYFAPEYACMLKITEKSDVFSFKVLFLEIITGKNPAYPSFPDSQHVIQWVCDHLKRKKDLVDVIDPRL; encoded by the exons ATGAAGTTGAAGTATTATTTGTACCACGACTGCGTGCCTCCCATCGTTCATCGTGATTTCAAGGCTCAAAACCTTTTATTAGGAAATAGTTACGAGCCATGTTTAGCTTATTTTGGACTTGCTAGACTCGTCGAGGAGGGAAATACCTCAATTTCAGCAAATCTTCAATTTGCTAGATCTTATGGCTACTTTGCTCCAG AATACGCTTGTATGCTAAAGATAACAGAGAAGAGTGATGTTTTTAGCTTCAAAGTTTTGTTTCTAGAAATTATTACTGGGAAAAATCCAGCTTACCCGTCCTTCCCTGATAGCCAACACGTTATACAATGGGTTTGCGACCATCTAAAGAGAAAGAAAGATCTAGTTGATGTGATTGATCCAAGGTTATAA
- the LOC107842681 gene encoding leucine-rich repeat receptor-like serine/threonine-protein kinase RGI4 isoform X1: MKLKYYLYHDCVPPIVHRDFKAQNLLLGNSYEPCLAYFGLARLVEEGNTSISANLQFARSYGYFAPGKRTQVPKPARTSMRNKSKSSVIIDGEFNETIEYACMLKITEKSDVFSFKVLFLEIITGKNPAYPSFPDSQHVIQWVCDHLKRKKDLVDVIDPRL, encoded by the exons ATGAAGTTGAAGTATTATTTGTACCACGACTGCGTGCCTCCCATCGTTCATCGTGATTTCAAGGCTCAAAACCTTTTATTAGGAAATAGTTACGAGCCATGTTTAGCTTATTTTGGACTTGCTAGACTCGTCGAGGAGGGAAATACCTCAATTTCAGCAAATCTTCAATTTGCTAGATCTTATGGCTACTTTGCTCCAG GGAAAAGAACTCAAGTTCCGAAACCTGCAAGAACATCGATGAGGAATAAGTCGAAATCAAGTGTAATTATTGACGGCGAATTTAATGAAACGATAG AATACGCTTGTATGCTAAAGATAACAGAGAAGAGTGATGTTTTTAGCTTCAAAGTTTTGTTTCTAGAAATTATTACTGGGAAAAATCCAGCTTACCCGTCCTTCCCTGATAGCCAACACGTTATACAATGGGTTTGCGACCATCTAAAGAGAAAGAAAGATCTAGTTGATGTGATTGATCCAAGGTTATAA